The following proteins are co-located in the Paracoccaceae bacterium Fryx2 genome:
- the hutX gene encoding heme utilization cystosolic carrier protein HutX, producing the protein MSVQSPEAVASSPRATAAVAAIRADLETNPGSALEDVAARTGTTPAEVLAALPEGEALCLPGSLFVEVMDEIANWGEITLVMNTGEVILEAKGELPRGSEARGFLNLHGTSIGGHLRTDACRTVAFVTRHLFGTPTRSVQFYSVTGGCMFKVYLGRGPDRQLIPAQVAAFEAAAARFAERRP; encoded by the coding sequence ATGTCTGTCCAAAGCCCCGAAGCCGTCGCCAGTTCACCCCGTGCCACCGCCGCGGTCGCCGCAATCCGGGCCGATCTCGAGACAAATCCGGGCTCGGCGCTCGAGGACGTGGCCGCCCGCACCGGCACCACTCCGGCCGAGGTGCTGGCCGCCCTGCCCGAGGGCGAGGCGCTGTGCCTGCCGGGCAGCCTCTTCGTCGAGGTGATGGACGAGATCGCGAACTGGGGCGAGATCACGCTGGTCATGAACACCGGCGAAGTGATCCTCGAGGCCAAGGGCGAACTGCCGAGGGGCAGCGAGGCTCGCGGCTTTCTCAACCTTCATGGCACGTCCATCGGGGGGCACCTGCGCACCGATGCCTGCCGCACGGTCGCCTTCGTCACCCGCCACCTCTTCGGCACGCCCACCCGCTCGGTGCAGTTCTATTCCGTGACGGGCGGCTGCATGTTCAAGGTCTATCTCGGCCGCGGGCCGGACCGGCAGCTGATCCCGGCGCAGGTTGCGGCCTTCGAGGCCGCCGCCGCCCGGTTTGCGGAGCGCCGGCCGTGA
- the hutW gene encoding heme anaerobic degradation radical SAM methyltransferase ChuW/HutW has product MTATAPLAHPDAPRAATEFFARTGGDPLTDAFPPKRAAHPATGARPVPPEAVEALWHEIHARPRSDASVAYLHVPFCETHCLFCGFYQNPWREEAGAPYVDALLMQLERGAETPAQQGQPLRAVYLGGGTPTALATADLVRLIEGVRRHLPLAPDCEITLEGRILSFGLDKARAAFDAGVNRVSLGVQSFDQRLRRRLGRRAGRAEAARFLEGLAALDRGAIVIDLMFGLPDQTPESFAADVELAAGLGLDGIDLYALNLIPGTPLLVAQEKGKLTPAPREQLGQFYRAGAEAMDRTGWRWLSCSHWRQGTRERNIYNFEAKSGAHCLAFGAGAGGNLGGTGFRILPRLADYLDRAGSGGCLTTGMMQAGPLAPALSALRAGMERGRLDPLPVSQALGTDFAAVAAPLLDQWCEAGLMRPNHRFMDLTLAGRFWQVTLTGHLIQWLIQEVPRLRAAPG; this is encoded by the coding sequence ATGACCGCGACAGCCCCTCTTGCCCATCCCGATGCGCCCCGTGCGGCGACCGAGTTCTTCGCCCGCACCGGCGGCGATCCGCTGACCGACGCCTTCCCGCCAAAGCGCGCCGCGCATCCGGCGACGGGCGCGCGTCCCGTGCCGCCCGAGGCGGTCGAGGCGCTCTGGCACGAGATCCACGCCCGGCCGCGCAGCGACGCCTCGGTCGCCTATCTCCACGTTCCCTTCTGCGAGACGCACTGCCTGTTCTGCGGATTCTACCAGAACCCCTGGCGGGAGGAGGCGGGCGCGCCCTACGTCGATGCGCTGCTTATGCAACTGGAGCGCGGCGCCGAGACCCCGGCCCAGCAGGGCCAGCCGCTGCGCGCGGTCTATCTCGGCGGCGGAACGCCCACGGCGCTCGCGACGGCCGATCTCGTGCGCTTGATCGAGGGCGTGCGGCGCCACCTGCCGCTGGCGCCGGATTGCGAGATCACGCTTGAGGGTCGCATCCTCTCCTTCGGGCTCGACAAGGCGCGCGCGGCCTTCGACGCGGGGGTGAACCGGGTCTCGCTGGGTGTGCAGAGCTTCGACCAGCGCCTGCGCCGCCGTCTCGGCCGCCGCGCCGGCCGCGCCGAGGCGGCGCGCTTTCTCGAAGGGCTCGCGGCGCTCGACCGCGGCGCCATCGTGATCGACCTGATGTTCGGCCTGCCAGACCAGACGCCCGAGAGCTTCGCGGCCGATGTCGAACTTGCGGCGGGCCTCGGGCTAGACGGGATCGACCTCTATGCGCTGAACCTGATCCCCGGCACGCCGCTTCTGGTGGCGCAGGAGAAGGGCAAGCTGACGCCCGCCCCGCGCGAGCAGCTGGGGCAGTTCTACCGCGCGGGGGCCGAGGCGATGGACCGGACCGGCTGGCGCTGGCTCTCGTGCTCCCACTGGCGGCAGGGCACGCGCGAACGCAACATCTACAATTTCGAGGCCAAGTCGGGCGCCCATTGCCTCGCCTTCGGCGCGGGTGCGGGGGGCAACCTCGGCGGCACGGGCTTCCGCATCCTTCCCCGGCTTGCGGACTACCTCGACCGTGCGGGCAGTGGCGGCTGCCTGACCACGGGCATGATGCAGGCGGGGCCGCTCGCGCCCGCGCTGAGCGCGCTGCGGGCGGGGATGGAGCGCGGGCGGCTCGACCCGCTTCCGGTGTCGCAGGCGCTCGGGACCGACTTCGCAGCCGTCGCGGCGCCGCTTCTGGACCAGTGGTGCGAGGCCGGGCTGATGCGCCCGAACCACCGCTTCATGGACCTGACCCTTGCCGGGCGGTTCTGGCAGGTGACGCTGACCGGGCACCTGATCCAGTGGCTCATCCAGGAAGTTCCCCGGCTGCGGGCCGCGCCAGGATGA
- a CDS encoding SDR family NAD(P)-dependent oxidoreductase, which yields MTLGDRHIFCFGLGYSVRALLPQLMASGMRVSGTVRCEARAADWQAQGVAAHVFDGTAPLPEEALAGVTDILVSVPPGRFGCPAFLANRARLVRLPGLVWIGYLSSTAVYGDCGGAWINESRSVAPQSADALGRVAAERAWSALARHRGAAIDLLRISGIYGPGRSVFDQLRRGGARAIVKPGQVFNRIHVEDIAGAILSAIHLPAGRRILNLADGWPAASSEVLAHAATLLGLPPPPEVPLEEAGLPPAMAAFYAENRRILNGRLRALPGFALRYPDHHAGLAAILEAERRAQAA from the coding sequence GTGACTCTCGGGGACCGGCATATCTTCTGCTTCGGGCTGGGCTACTCGGTCCGGGCGCTGCTGCCGCAGTTGATGGCCTCGGGGATGCGCGTCTCGGGCACGGTGCGCTGCGAGGCCCGCGCCGCCGACTGGCAGGCGCAGGGCGTCGCGGCACATGTGTTCGACGGCACGGCACCCCTTCCCGAGGAGGCGCTGGCGGGGGTGACAGACATCCTCGTCTCGGTGCCGCCCGGCCGCTTCGGCTGCCCGGCCTTCCTCGCGAACCGGGCGAGGCTGGTGCGGCTGCCCGGTCTCGTCTGGATCGGCTATCTCTCCTCGACCGCGGTCTATGGCGACTGCGGAGGGGCGTGGATCAACGAATCCCGCTCGGTCGCGCCGCAATCGGCCGATGCGCTGGGGCGGGTGGCGGCCGAGCGGGCCTGGAGCGCGCTGGCCCGCCACCGCGGCGCCGCGATCGACCTTTTGCGCATCTCGGGGATCTACGGGCCGGGACGCTCGGTCTTCGACCAGCTTCGGCGCGGCGGCGCGCGGGCGATCGTCAAGCCGGGCCAGGTGTTCAACCGCATCCATGTCGAGGACATCGCGGGGGCGATCCTTTCGGCCATTCACCTTCCGGCGGGGCGTCGCATCCTCAACCTGGCCGATGGCTGGCCCGCAGCCTCGTCCGAGGTTCTGGCCCACGCCGCCACCCTGCTCGGCCTGCCGCCGCCGCCCGAGGTGCCGCTGGAGGAGGCGGGCCTGCCGCCCGCCATGGCCGCCTTCTATGCCGAGAACCGCCGGATCCTGAACGGGCGCCTGCGGGCGCTGCCGGGGTTCGCGCTGCGCTACCCCGACCATCACGCGGGGCTTGCCGCCATTCTCGAAGCCGAGCGGCGGGCCCAGGCGGCATGA
- a CDS encoding AAA family ATPase, producing MADALTARTARASGPRLADLPDSPAAQAASALVADLHAWREGRVAWDEIPHSLLLHGPVGTGKSHIARAMANEPGLRFVTASFAEWQRCGHLGDMLKAMHASFAEATSLAPCILFIDEIDSAGSRSGGNSSNSSYHRQVVNGFLLAIDELNAAGGVILVGACNDPEALDPAILRPGRLDQKVAVPLPHRAAIAAVLKQRLGTALTGAEIDRLSQRLIGESMATVDALIRSARSAARVAGRPLDLAILEARLPQPAPSPAVSWRVAVHEAAHAVVAHLLNQGRVTRVSLAQGGGLTEQTFDHGESLEGAFDDHLTVYMAGRAAKRLLLGAVSAGSGGPKESDLAQATRLATLIETQFGLGA from the coding sequence GTGGCGGATGCGCTGACCGCGCGCACGGCGCGCGCGTCAGGCCCCCGGCTTGCAGACCTGCCGGACAGCCCGGCCGCCCAGGCGGCCTCCGCGTTGGTCGCGGACCTGCACGCCTGGCGGGAGGGGCGGGTTGCCTGGGACGAGATCCCGCATTCCCTCCTCCTGCATGGCCCGGTCGGGACCGGCAAAAGCCATATCGCCCGCGCGATGGCCAACGAGCCGGGCCTGCGGTTTGTCACCGCGAGCTTTGCTGAATGGCAACGCTGCGGTCATCTCGGCGACATGCTGAAAGCGATGCACGCGAGCTTCGCGGAGGCGACCAGCCTCGCGCCCTGCATCCTCTTCATCGACGAGATCGATTCCGCCGGCTCGCGATCGGGCGGAAACAGCTCCAACTCGTCCTACCACCGCCAGGTGGTGAACGGCTTTCTGCTGGCGATCGATGAGCTGAACGCGGCGGGCGGGGTGATCCTGGTCGGCGCCTGCAACGATCCTGAAGCGCTCGATCCGGCCATCCTGCGTCCCGGGCGCCTCGACCAGAAGGTCGCCGTTCCGCTGCCGCACCGCGCGGCCATCGCCGCTGTCCTGAAGCAGAGGCTGGGCACGGCTCTCACGGGGGCAGAGATCGACCGCCTGTCGCAGCGCCTGATCGGCGAGAGCATGGCCACGGTGGATGCCCTGATCCGCAGCGCCAGGTCGGCAGCGCGGGTGGCGGGGCGCCCGCTCGATCTTGCCATTCTCGAAGCCCGGCTTCCCCAGCCTGCGCCGAGCCCCGCGGTGTCCTGGCGCGTGGCGGTGCATGAGGCAGCTCATGCGGTCGTGGCACACCTGCTGAACCAGGGCCGGGTGACGCGGGTCAGCCTCGCCCAGGGCGGCGGCCTTACCGAACAGACTTTTGACCATGGCGAGAGTCTCGAGGGTGCGTTCGATGATCACCTCACCGTCTACATGGCCGGGCGGGCGGCGAAACGCCTGCTGCTCGGGGCGGTTTCTGCCGGGTCCGGCGGGCCGAAGGAGTCCGACCTTGCCCAGGCGACGCGTCTTGCGACCCTGATCGAGACGCAGTTCGGCCTGGGCGCCTAG